One part of the Mariniblastus fucicola genome encodes these proteins:
- the argS gene encoding arginine--tRNA ligase: MNALAEIRTRFADALVSLVDDPTELLGMIRPAKDATFGDYQANLAMPLGKKLGKPPRDMATEIVEKLAVDGLCSNVDVAGPGFINLKLDDEWLKGSLSAALVDERLGVSKVADPKTYVVDFSSPNVAKPMHVGHIRSTVIGDAISKILSFAGHKVITDNHVGDWGTQFGMIIYGYKHFLDAAAYEKDPVTELGRLYKFVRQLVDYHAAKGKVDDVADKIIELSGQVAALKEKQAAATEKAETKKIKKELSAVTKRLDSQKETGDGLKAKIDAIESNPDLIGIANAHPEIGQQVLLETAKLHEGDKENKELWTEFLPYCWEDMRKIYRRLNIEHDHELGESFYHDMLGDVVSDFEAKGFARTSDGAVCVFMDDYETPMIIRKKDGAFLYSTTDLATIKYRVDHFGADAALCVVDHRQHEHFDKLFDAARLWGYKDIELTHVSFGTVLGDDGKPFKTRSGDTVGLESLLDEAESRALAIAVEQNPDLSEEQQKHIATTVGIGALKYADLSQNRGSDYKFSYDKMLATRGNTATYLQFSYARVQGIIRKTGADMAKVRANPVPFEFATDIERELAVKLARFGETIDEVLVEYKPNLLCGYLFDLTQVFFQFLEKCSVKDAETESLKQSRLQFCDLMSRTVERGLGLLGIGVIEQM; this comes from the coding sequence ATGAACGCTCTCGCCGAAATCCGAACCCGTTTTGCCGACGCACTTGTTTCGCTTGTGGACGATCCCACAGAGTTGCTCGGAATGATCCGCCCGGCAAAGGACGCGACCTTCGGTGACTATCAAGCCAACCTCGCGATGCCCCTGGGAAAGAAGTTGGGAAAGCCGCCGCGTGATATGGCGACCGAAATCGTGGAAAAGCTGGCTGTTGATGGGCTTTGCAGCAACGTCGACGTCGCCGGACCGGGATTTATCAATCTGAAACTGGACGACGAGTGGCTCAAAGGAAGCCTGTCTGCTGCTCTCGTTGATGAACGTTTGGGTGTGAGCAAAGTCGCCGATCCGAAAACCTACGTCGTCGATTTTTCGTCACCCAACGTGGCCAAACCGATGCATGTCGGTCATATCCGCAGCACCGTGATTGGCGATGCGATTTCGAAGATCCTGAGCTTCGCAGGCCACAAAGTCATTACGGACAATCATGTCGGCGACTGGGGCACGCAGTTCGGCATGATCATTTACGGCTACAAACATTTTCTTGACGCGGCGGCGTACGAGAAAGACCCCGTGACCGAACTGGGGCGACTGTACAAGTTCGTGCGTCAACTGGTGGACTATCACGCGGCGAAAGGCAAAGTCGATGACGTGGCTGACAAGATTATCGAACTGTCGGGACAAGTCGCTGCACTGAAAGAAAAACAGGCTGCGGCGACAGAGAAAGCGGAAACGAAAAAAATCAAGAAAGAGCTATCGGCGGTCACGAAGCGATTGGACTCACAAAAGGAAACCGGCGACGGACTCAAAGCCAAAATCGATGCCATCGAATCCAACCCCGATCTGATCGGCATCGCCAACGCACACCCGGAAATTGGCCAGCAGGTGCTGCTTGAGACTGCAAAGCTTCACGAAGGCGACAAGGAGAACAAGGAACTGTGGACCGAGTTCCTGCCGTATTGCTGGGAGGATATGCGGAAGATCTATCGTCGCCTAAACATCGAACACGATCACGAACTTGGCGAGAGCTTCTACCACGACATGCTTGGTGATGTCGTTTCCGATTTCGAAGCCAAAGGGTTCGCTCGCACCAGCGACGGTGCGGTTTGCGTGTTCATGGACGATTACGAAACGCCAATGATTATCCGCAAGAAAGACGGTGCCTTTCTGTATTCGACGACCGACCTGGCGACGATCAAATACCGCGTGGATCACTTCGGCGCCGATGCTGCATTGTGCGTGGTCGACCATCGTCAGCATGAGCACTTTGACAAACTATTCGACGCCGCGCGACTGTGGGGCTACAAGGACATCGAACTGACGCACGTCAGCTTTGGCACCGTGTTGGGCGATGATGGAAAACCGTTCAAGACTCGCTCTGGCGACACGGTAGGCCTCGAATCGCTTTTAGATGAAGCCGAATCACGTGCTTTGGCGATCGCCGTTGAGCAAAATCCTGATCTGTCGGAAGAGCAACAGAAACACATCGCCACAACGGTGGGTATTGGAGCACTCAAGTATGCCGACTTGTCTCAAAACCGCGGCTCGGATTATAAGTTCAGCTACGACAAAATGTTGGCCACGCGTGGCAACACCGCCACGTATTTGCAGTTTAGCTACGCTCGTGTCCAAGGCATCATTCGCAAGACCGGCGCGGACATGGCGAAAGTCCGAGCCAATCCAGTTCCGTTCGAGTTCGCAACGGATATCGAGCGTGAGCTGGCGGTGAAGTTAGCTCGCTTTGGCGAAACGATTGACGAAGTCCTTGTCGAGTACAAACCAAACTTGCTTTGTGGCTACCTGTTCGATCTGACACAAGTGTTTTTCCAGTTTTTGGAAAAGTGCAGCGTAAAGGATGCGGAAACCGAATCACTGAAGCAAAGCCGTCTTCAGTTCTGCGATTTGATGTCGCGAACTGTAGAACGCGGCTTGGGGTTGCTTGGCATCGGCGTGATCGAACAGATGTAA